In a genomic window of Bradyrhizobium ontarionense:
- the treZ gene encoding malto-oligosyltrehalose trehalohydrolase, with the protein MTARRFGPEITKHCVAFRLWAPAAERVDLVLDKKYAMQRLDGGWYALDVAGIGAGATYKFRIDDEIDVPDPGSDFQPEDVFGPSEVIDHGAYAWRAKDWRGRPWQDAVFLESHVGTFTPEGTYRAMIDKLDHLVETGITALELMPLADFAGQRNWGYDGVLLYAPDSAYGRPDDLRALIDEAHLRGVMVFLDVVYNHFGPEGNYIGLYAPTFFTDAHTPWGSAIDYRRPEVRAFAIENALHWLSDYRFDGLRFDAVNHILATKDDEVPLLHELSAAVGKLAEATGRHIHLVLENGDNRASMLDAAEDPPRGKFRAQWNDDYHHAWHVMLTAESGGYYGDYQQSPRGDLARALGSGFVYQGEPAAFWGGDPRGEPSGHLAPGAFVNFLQNHDQIGNRVFGDRLEALAPPAGIAAALAVTLLAPMVPMLFMGEEWGSKQPFPFFCDFHGDLAHAVRKGRRREYEWAYAKYGDEVPDPLDVETFKSAIIDWNARHEPAGRERLVLVRDLLAVRHRHVAPRLPGATFGEADVTDDGRLTAHWVMGDGTRLRLLANVSDKAIAAPSNEFSGTPIWGGTPGERLPAWSVFWSIGG; encoded by the coding sequence ATGACCGCGCGCCGGTTCGGGCCCGAAATCACCAAGCACTGCGTCGCGTTCCGGCTGTGGGCGCCTGCCGCCGAGCGCGTCGATCTGGTGCTCGACAAGAAGTACGCGATGCAGCGCCTGGATGGCGGCTGGTATGCGCTCGATGTCGCCGGGATCGGCGCCGGTGCGACGTACAAGTTTCGCATCGACGATGAGATCGACGTGCCGGATCCCGGCTCGGACTTCCAGCCGGAGGACGTATTCGGTCCGAGCGAGGTCATCGATCACGGCGCTTACGCCTGGCGTGCCAAGGATTGGCGCGGCCGCCCCTGGCAGGACGCGGTGTTCCTCGAGAGCCATGTCGGCACTTTCACGCCGGAAGGCACTTATCGCGCGATGATCGACAAGCTCGATCATCTCGTCGAGACCGGTATCACCGCGCTCGAGCTGATGCCGCTGGCGGATTTTGCCGGCCAGCGCAACTGGGGCTATGACGGTGTGCTGCTCTACGCGCCGGACAGCGCCTATGGTCGTCCCGACGATCTCCGCGCCCTCATCGACGAGGCGCATCTTCGCGGTGTGATGGTGTTTCTCGACGTGGTCTACAATCACTTCGGCCCCGAGGGAAACTACATCGGCCTGTATGCACCGACCTTCTTCACCGACGCGCATACGCCGTGGGGCAGCGCCATCGACTACCGGCGGCCGGAGGTGCGCGCCTTCGCGATCGAAAACGCACTGCACTGGCTTTCGGATTATCGGTTCGACGGCCTCCGCTTCGACGCGGTCAATCACATCCTTGCCACCAAGGATGATGAGGTGCCGTTGCTGCACGAGCTGAGCGCCGCCGTCGGCAAGCTCGCCGAAGCGACGGGACGGCACATCCATCTCGTGCTCGAAAACGGCGACAATCGCGCCAGCATGCTGGACGCCGCGGAAGATCCGCCGCGCGGCAAGTTCCGCGCGCAGTGGAACGACGACTATCACCACGCCTGGCACGTGATGCTGACCGCTGAAAGCGGCGGCTACTACGGCGACTATCAGCAGTCGCCGCGCGGCGACCTCGCACGCGCGCTCGGCTCCGGCTTCGTCTACCAGGGCGAGCCGGCGGCGTTCTGGGGCGGCGATCCACGGGGTGAGCCGAGCGGTCATCTGGCCCCCGGTGCCTTTGTCAATTTCCTGCAGAACCACGACCAGATCGGCAACCGCGTATTCGGCGACAGGCTGGAGGCGCTGGCGCCGCCGGCGGGGATCGCGGCTGCGCTGGCGGTGACCCTCCTCGCTCCAATGGTCCCGATGCTGTTCATGGGCGAAGAGTGGGGCTCCAAGCAGCCGTTCCCATTCTTCTGCGACTTCCATGGCGATCTCGCGCACGCGGTGCGCAAGGGACGGCGCAGGGAATACGAGTGGGCATACGCCAAATATGGCGACGAGGTCCCGGACCCCCTCGACGTCGAGACCTTCAAATCCGCGATCATCGACTGGAACGCCCGCCATGAACCGGCCGGCCGCGAACGGCTGGTGCTGGTGCGCGATCTGCTCGCCGTGCGCCACAGGCATGTGGCGCCGCGGCTGCCGGGCGCGACCTTCGGTGAAGCTGACGTGACCGATGATGGCCGCCTGACCGCCCATTGGGTGATGGGCGACGGCACGAGACTGAGGCTGCTGGCCAATGTCTCGGATAAGGCGATCGCCGCGCCCTCAAACGAATTCTCGGGCACGCCGATCTGGGGCGGCACGCCCGGTGAACGCCTGCCAGCATGGTCCGTGTTCTGGAGCATCGGAGGATAG
- the glgX gene encoding glycogen debranching protein GlgX — translation MRLSAGSHARLGATWDGRGTNFALFSANAEKVELCLFDSQGRREIERIELPERTEDVWHGYLNDVSPGQLYGYRVYGPYEPERGHRFNANKLLLDPYAKRLAGRLVWSDAHFAYRAGSPREDLSFDRRDNARGMPKAVVIDETFNWGRREMRPQIPWEDTIIYEAHIKGLTNKRDDIPPNLRGTYGGLSSPAMIKHLKRLGVTTVELLPIHAFIDDRMLVEKKLVNYWGYNTISFFAPEPRYAQDNPLDAFRTTVARLHDAGIEVMLDVVYNHTAEGNHLGPTLCYRGIDNASYYWLKPEDPRFYDDFTGCGSSVNLTHPRVLQMVMDSLRYWVEVCHVDGFRFDLATTLAREKHGFDRRSGFLTAIRQDPVLASVKLVAEPWDVGLGGYQVGAFPSQWSEWNDRYRSAMRRYWSGEGSLIGEVSGRMTGSSDIFNHDGRTQRASVNHVTVHDGFTLADLFSYNSKHNEANGEDNRDGSNDNHSNNCGHEGPTDDPAITALRRQLRKNQLACLFLAQGLPLLLAGDEVGNSQHGNNNAYCQDNEVGWVDWSGTGREGDDLIDFIAHMTELRRRFGQIRARRWLDGRRSDGSFGVLWLTPSAEEMTQTDWTFPDGRFLAYVLAPVEQEQAPIFIVLNAAPEEIGFNLPKLAEYKTWQQVLNTTEVQQKPIDFASGAELKAPPRSVLAYAGLS, via the coding sequence ATGCGTTTGTCGGCAGGAAGTCATGCCCGTCTCGGTGCCACCTGGGACGGACGAGGGACTAATTTTGCGCTGTTTTCGGCCAACGCCGAGAAGGTCGAGCTCTGCCTGTTCGACAGCCAGGGCCGACGGGAGATCGAGCGGATCGAGCTGCCCGAGCGCACCGAGGACGTCTGGCATGGCTATCTCAACGACGTCTCGCCGGGGCAGCTCTATGGCTACCGCGTCTACGGTCCCTATGAGCCGGAACGCGGCCATCGCTTCAATGCCAACAAGCTCCTGCTCGACCCCTATGCGAAGCGGCTGGCCGGGCGCCTTGTCTGGAGCGACGCCCATTTCGCCTATCGCGCCGGCTCGCCGCGCGAGGATCTCTCCTTCGACCGGCGCGACAACGCCCGCGGGATGCCCAAGGCGGTCGTCATCGACGAGACCTTCAACTGGGGCCGGCGCGAGATGCGCCCGCAAATTCCCTGGGAAGACACGATCATCTACGAGGCCCACATCAAGGGCCTGACCAACAAACGCGACGACATCCCGCCCAACCTGCGCGGCACCTATGGTGGCCTGTCGTCGCCGGCGATGATCAAGCATCTGAAGCGGCTCGGCGTCACGACGGTCGAGCTGCTGCCGATCCACGCCTTCATCGACGACCGCATGCTGGTCGAGAAGAAGCTGGTCAACTACTGGGGCTACAACACCATCTCGTTCTTCGCGCCGGAGCCGCGCTACGCGCAGGACAATCCGCTCGATGCTTTCAGAACGACGGTGGCGCGCCTGCACGACGCCGGCATCGAGGTGATGCTCGACGTCGTCTACAACCATACCGCCGAGGGCAACCATCTCGGACCGACGCTGTGCTATCGGGGTATCGACAACGCGTCCTACTACTGGCTGAAGCCCGAGGATCCCCGGTTCTACGATGACTTCACCGGCTGCGGCTCGTCCGTCAACCTGACCCATCCGCGCGTGCTGCAGATGGTGATGGACTCGCTGCGCTACTGGGTCGAGGTCTGCCACGTCGACGGTTTCCGCTTCGATCTCGCCACGACGCTGGCCCGCGAGAAGCACGGCTTCGACCGGAGGAGCGGCTTTCTGACGGCCATCCGCCAGGACCCCGTGCTGGCCAGCGTCAAGCTGGTCGCCGAACCATGGGATGTCGGTCTCGGTGGCTACCAGGTCGGCGCCTTCCCCTCGCAATGGTCGGAGTGGAACGACCGCTATCGCAGCGCCATGCGCCGCTACTGGAGTGGTGAAGGCAGCCTGATCGGCGAGGTTTCGGGGCGCATGACCGGCTCGTCGGACATCTTCAATCATGACGGCCGCACCCAACGCGCCAGTGTCAACCACGTCACCGTCCATGATGGTTTCACCCTGGCCGATCTGTTCAGCTACAACAGCAAGCACAACGAGGCCAACGGCGAGGACAATCGCGACGGCTCCAACGACAACCACAGCAACAATTGCGGCCATGAGGGACCGACCGACGATCCCGCGATCACTGCGCTGCGCCGACAGCTGCGCAAGAATCAGCTCGCCTGTTTGTTCCTCGCCCAGGGACTGCCGCTGCTGCTCGCCGGGGACGAGGTCGGCAATTCGCAGCACGGCAACAACAACGCCTATTGCCAGGACAACGAGGTCGGCTGGGTGGATTGGAGCGGAACGGGCCGCGAGGGCGACGACCTCATCGACTTCATCGCGCACATGACCGAGCTGCGCCGCCGCTTCGGCCAGATTCGCGCGCGCCGCTGGCTCGACGGCCGCCGCTCGGACGGCAGTTTCGGCGTGCTGTGGCTGACGCCGTCGGCAGAAGAAATGACGCAAACGGACTGGACCTTTCCCGACGGTCGATTTCTCGCCTATGTGCTCGCGCCGGTGGAACAGGAGCAGGCTCCGATCTTTATCGTTCTCAACGCCGCCCCCGAAGAGATCGGATTCAATTTGCCCAAGCTCGCCGAATACAAGACGTGGCAACAGGTCCTCAACACCACCGAAGTCCAGCAGAAACCGATCGACTTCGCCTCTGGTGCCGAGCTCAAGGCGCCGCCGCGCTCCGTTCTGGCGTATGCGGGCCTGTCATGA
- the glgB gene encoding 1,4-alpha-glucan branching protein GlgB: MTHLSPEAFAIVEGRHADPFRYLGQHSVDGRTVVRAFLPEASRVEAVGEQGEVAPLSRIHDAGLFTGTMSSPQRYRLRATFGDDVTDLDDPYRFLPILSDFDLHLLGEGNHERLYDKLGAHPMVLDGVEGVGFVVLAPNARRVSVVGDFNFWNARRHPMRVRGNGYWELFIPRAKAGDHYKFDIIGPQGEHLPLKADPMAFAAELRPKTASIVLDETRLPRPRPAPDDVNKLHKPVSIYEVHLGSWRRKDDNQWLTYRELAEQLPAYVRDMGFTHVEFLPVSEHPFDGSWGYQPTGLFAPTSRFGTPEDFCALIDACHREGLAVWLDWVPGHFPDDPHGLGHFDGTALYEHANPMQGRHLDWGTLIYNFGRTEVANFLRSNALFWLERYAIDGLRVDAVASMLYLDYSRPSGGWIPNKYGGRENLDAIEFLRRVNIELFGHFPQATTAAEESTAWPQVSRPVDMGGLGFGYKWNMGWMHDTLGYVSKDPIHRKYHHGEILFGLHYAFSENFILPLSHDEVVHGKRSILGRMPGDDWQRFANLRAYYSFMFGHPGKKLLFMGCELAQEREWNHDSSLDWHLLGDAKYAGIQALIRDLNHLYRNEPALHERDCEPDGFEWLITDDADRNAFAWVRKGFDPRARCVVIVNFSPNVYYNYRVRVPFGGKWREVFNSDSLHYGGSNVGNVGQVHASEDNQLNLILPPMAAVFLVPEA; this comes from the coding sequence ATGACCCATCTTTCTCCCGAGGCGTTTGCGATCGTAGAAGGTCGGCATGCCGACCCGTTTCGCTATCTCGGTCAGCACAGTGTGGACGGCAGAACCGTCGTGCGCGCCTTCCTGCCCGAGGCCTCCCGGGTCGAGGCGGTCGGTGAGCAAGGTGAAGTCGCGCCGCTTTCGCGCATTCATGACGCCGGCCTGTTCACCGGAACCATGTCGTCTCCCCAGCGCTACCGGCTTCGGGCCACCTTCGGCGATGACGTCACCGACCTCGATGACCCCTATCGCTTCCTGCCGATCCTGAGCGATTTCGACCTGCATCTGCTCGGCGAGGGCAACCACGAGCGGCTCTACGACAAGCTCGGCGCACATCCGATGGTGCTCGACGGCGTCGAGGGAGTGGGCTTCGTCGTGCTCGCCCCCAACGCTCGGCGCGTCAGCGTGGTCGGGGATTTCAACTTCTGGAACGCGCGCCGCCACCCGATGCGTGTTCGCGGCAATGGCTATTGGGAGCTGTTTATCCCCCGCGCCAAGGCCGGCGATCACTACAAGTTCGACATCATCGGCCCGCAGGGCGAGCACCTGCCGCTGAAGGCCGATCCGATGGCGTTCGCGGCCGAGCTGCGCCCCAAGACCGCATCGATCGTGCTGGACGAAACGCGACTGCCGCGGCCGCGGCCAGCGCCCGATGACGTCAACAAGCTGCACAAGCCGGTCTCGATCTACGAGGTGCATCTCGGGTCCTGGCGACGCAAGGACGATAATCAGTGGCTCACCTATCGCGAGCTGGCCGAGCAACTGCCCGCCTATGTCCGCGACATGGGCTTCACGCATGTCGAATTCCTGCCGGTCAGCGAGCATCCGTTCGACGGCTCCTGGGGCTATCAGCCGACCGGCCTGTTCGCACCGACCAGCCGCTTCGGCACCCCGGAGGATTTCTGCGCGCTGATCGACGCCTGCCATCGCGAGGGGCTTGCGGTGTGGCTCGATTGGGTGCCTGGCCATTTCCCCGACGATCCGCATGGCCTCGGGCATTTCGACGGCACGGCGCTTTACGAGCATGCCAATCCGATGCAGGGCCGACATCTCGACTGGGGCACCCTGATCTATAATTTCGGCCGCACCGAAGTCGCCAACTTCCTGCGCTCCAATGCGCTGTTCTGGCTGGAGCGTTACGCCATCGATGGCCTGCGCGTCGACGCGGTCGCCTCGATGCTCTATCTCGACTACAGCCGTCCCTCGGGCGGCTGGATTCCGAACAAGTATGGCGGACGCGAGAACCTCGACGCGATCGAATTCCTGCGCCGGGTCAACATCGAGCTGTTCGGTCATTTTCCGCAGGCGACCACGGCGGCCGAGGAATCCACCGCCTGGCCGCAGGTGTCACGGCCGGTCGACATGGGCGGCCTCGGCTTCGGCTACAAATGGAACATGGGGTGGATGCACGACACCCTGGGCTATGTCAGCAAGGATCCGATCCATCGCAAATACCATCACGGCGAGATTCTGTTCGGGCTACACTACGCATTTTCCGAAAATTTCATCCTGCCGCTGTCGCATGACGAGGTCGTGCACGGCAAGCGCTCGATCCTCGGCCGGATGCCGGGAGACGACTGGCAGCGCTTCGCGAACTTGCGCGCCTATTACAGCTTCATGTTCGGGCATCCGGGCAAGAAACTGCTGTTCATGGGCTGCGAACTCGCTCAGGAGCGCGAGTGGAATCACGATTCCTCGCTCGACTGGCACCTGCTCGGTGATGCCAAGTATGCCGGCATCCAGGCCCTGATCCGCGACCTCAACCATCTCTACCGCAACGAGCCGGCGCTCCATGAGCGGGACTGCGAGCCGGACGGCTTCGAATGGCTGATCACCGACGACGCCGACCGCAATGCCTTCGCCTGGGTGAGAAAAGGCTTCGATCCACGCGCGCGTTGCGTCGTGATCGTGAACTTTTCGCCCAACGTGTATTACAATTACCGGGTCCGCGTGCCGTTCGGCGGCAAATGGCGGGAAGTTTTCAATTCAGACTCCCTGCACTATGGCGGCAGCAATGTCGGCAATGTCGGCCAGGTCCATGCCTCAGAAGACAACCAGCTCAACCTCATCCTCCCGCCCATGGCAGCGGTATTTCTCGTCCCGGAAGCCTGA
- the treS gene encoding maltose alpha-D-glucosyltransferase, with the protein MNVMSSLDATDLVTTTDGDGLWYKDAIIYQLHVKAFADSNNDGVGDFAGLTDKLDYLQDLGVTTLWLLPFYPSPGRDDGYDIADYGSINPDFGTMKDFKRFIQEAKRRGLRVITELVVNHTSDQHHWFKRARRSPPGSSARNWYVWSDTDQKYLGTRIIFTDTEKSNWTWDPEAGQFYWHRFFSHQPDLNFDNPRVVNAIIQVMKRWLDAGVDGFRLDAIPYLCERDGTNNENLPETHAIIKRLRVELDNYAKDKLLLAEANQWPEDVQEYFGQGDECHMAYHFPLMPRIYMAIAQEDRFPITDILRQTPDIPATCQWALFLRNHDELTLEMVTDVERDYLWSTYANDPRARINVGIRRRLAPLMDNDRRKIELMNSLLLSFPGTPIIYYGDEIGMGDNIYLGDRNGVRTPMQWTPDRNGGFSRADPARLYAPMIMDPVYGYEAVNVEAQSRSLSSLLNATKKLISVRKSTLAFGRGTMSFIRPANRSVLAYVRQYKDEVILCVANLSRSAQATELDLSAFKDRVPNEMLGRSRFPAIGERPYMITLAPYGFYWFELKERDKSEPVIQRVVPEFETLVVPLGSTWVTLARTRSVFERDVLPGHLARTRWYSDRSAEAIHPTLTSAIPFCDIGDNRPWLIFFKAAERKEQLRYLLPMQIDWVRFDRERYNPHAFAAVRQGAREGTLLDAATSPIFLALLLRNLGQSLTVEENGLRLEFRPTSKFPDRPIRESEQVRVIETDRCSTKAVVNNEFFIKIHRELEAGVHPEIDIGVFLTEIVGFPNVPPLLGGVEMIQDGGSWTVSSVHGFVENQGDGWTVTAAYLDRFVDDQRVFAASGDERQSEEQPPYLRYMTQAGRRVGELHAALASRGDLADFAPEPTTADDLDHWIDRLRAQAGRVLAGLSEHRDQLKDPERGLVDQVLARRAELSEQLSTLISHHVGGCGIRVHGDFHLGQIIIVKDDIFIIDFDGDEEQPLAERRRKAPPARDIAGFLRSIDCSVRVALERVLRAGPDDHGRLAAALSDWRDHATTAFLAGYREIKANQRLWPDDPHTAEALLNFFMLEKAIGALEYDLAHRPDWLRVALGNLLRVLSVPASASECS; encoded by the coding sequence ATGAACGTGATGTCGTCTCTGGATGCGACCGACCTCGTGACGACGACCGATGGCGACGGTCTCTGGTACAAGGATGCGATCATCTACCAGCTGCACGTCAAAGCCTTCGCCGACAGCAACAATGACGGCGTCGGCGACTTCGCCGGCCTGACCGACAAGCTCGATTATCTGCAGGACCTCGGCGTCACCACGCTGTGGCTGTTGCCGTTCTATCCTTCCCCCGGCCGTGACGATGGCTACGACATCGCCGATTACGGCAGCATCAATCCCGATTTCGGGACGATGAAGGATTTCAAGCGCTTCATCCAGGAGGCCAAGCGGCGCGGGCTGCGGGTGATCACCGAGCTCGTGGTCAACCACACCTCCGACCAGCACCACTGGTTCAAGCGCGCCCGGCGCAGCCCGCCCGGCTCCAGCGCCCGCAACTGGTATGTCTGGAGCGACACCGACCAGAAATATCTCGGCACGCGAATCATCTTCACCGATACCGAGAAGTCCAACTGGACCTGGGATCCGGAAGCCGGCCAGTTCTACTGGCATCGCTTTTTCTCGCATCAGCCGGACCTCAACTTCGACAATCCGCGCGTGGTCAACGCCATCATCCAGGTGATGAAGCGCTGGCTCGATGCCGGCGTCGACGGCTTCCGGCTCGATGCCATCCCCTACCTCTGCGAGCGCGACGGCACCAACAACGAGAACCTTCCCGAGACGCATGCGATCATTAAGCGCCTGCGGGTCGAGCTCGACAATTACGCCAAGGACAAGCTGCTGTTGGCCGAGGCCAACCAATGGCCGGAGGACGTGCAGGAATATTTCGGCCAGGGCGACGAATGCCACATGGCCTATCACTTCCCGCTGATGCCGCGCATCTATATGGCGATCGCGCAGGAGGACCGTTTCCCGATCACCGACATCCTGCGCCAGACGCCCGACATTCCCGCGACCTGCCAATGGGCGCTGTTCCTCCGCAACCATGACGAGCTGACCTTGGAAATGGTGACCGACGTCGAGCGCGACTATTTGTGGTCGACCTATGCGAATGATCCGCGCGCGCGGATCAATGTCGGCATCCGCCGGCGCCTGGCGCCGCTGATGGACAACGACCGGCGCAAAATCGAGCTGATGAACTCGCTGCTGCTGTCGTTCCCGGGTACGCCGATCATCTATTACGGCGACGAGATCGGCATGGGCGACAACATCTATCTCGGTGACCGCAACGGCGTGCGCACGCCGATGCAGTGGACGCCGGACCGCAATGGCGGCTTCTCCCGCGCCGATCCGGCACGGCTCTATGCGCCGATGATCATGGACCCCGTCTATGGCTATGAAGCCGTCAACGTCGAGGCGCAGTCGCGCAGTCTCTCGTCACTGTTGAACGCGACCAAGAAGCTGATCTCGGTCCGCAAGTCGACGCTCGCGTTCGGCCGCGGCACCATGAGCTTCATCCGGCCCGCCAACCGGTCCGTGCTGGCCTATGTGCGGCAGTACAAGGACGAGGTCATCCTTTGCGTCGCCAATCTGTCGCGTTCGGCGCAGGCGACCGAGCTCGACCTTTCCGCCTTCAAGGATCGCGTGCCGAACGAGATGTTGGGCCGTTCGCGCTTTCCTGCGATCGGCGAGCGGCCCTACATGATCACGCTGGCGCCTTACGGCTTCTACTGGTTCGAGCTGAAGGAGCGCGACAAGTCAGAACCCGTCATCCAACGCGTGGTGCCGGAATTCGAGACACTGGTGGTACCGCTCGGCTCGACCTGGGTGACGCTCGCGCGCACGCGCAGCGTGTTCGAGCGCGACGTGCTGCCCGGCCATCTCGCGCGCACGCGCTGGTATTCGGACCGTTCGGCAGAGGCGATTCATCCGACCTTGACGTCCGCGATTCCATTCTGCGACATCGGTGACAACCGGCCCTGGTTGATCTTCTTCAAGGCCGCCGAGCGGAAAGAGCAGCTGCGCTATCTGCTGCCGATGCAGATCGACTGGGTTCGCTTCGATCGCGAGCGCTACAATCCGCACGCCTTTGCCGCCGTGCGCCAAGGCGCCCGCGAAGGCACCCTGCTCGACGCCGCGACGAGTCCGATCTTCCTCGCACTGCTGCTGCGCAATCTCGGACAATCGCTCACGGTCGAAGAGAACGGCCTGCGGCTGGAATTCCGTCCGACCTCCAAGTTTCCCGACAGGCCCATCCGTGAATCCGAGCAGGTCCGCGTGATCGAGACCGACCGCTGTAGCACCAAGGCTGTCGTCAACAACGAGTTCTTCATCAAGATTCATCGCGAGCTCGAGGCCGGCGTCCATCCCGAAATCGATATCGGCGTCTTCCTGACTGAAATCGTCGGCTTCCCAAACGTGCCGCCGCTGCTCGGCGGCGTCGAGATGATCCAGGACGGCGGGAGCTGGACGGTCAGCAGCGTCCATGGCTTCGTCGAGAACCAGGGAGACGGCTGGACCGTCACCGCGGCCTATCTCGACCGCTTCGTCGACGACCAGCGCGTGTTCGCGGCCAGCGGGGACGAGCGCCAGAGCGAGGAGCAGCCGCCTTACCTGCGCTACATGACGCAGGCGGGTCGGCGGGTCGGCGAGCTGCATGCCGCGCTGGCCTCTCGCGGCGATCTGGCCGATTTCGCCCCGGAGCCGACCACAGCAGACGATCTTGATCATTGGATCGACCGGCTTCGCGCCCAGGCTGGCCGCGTCTTGGCGGGCTTGAGCGAGCACCGCGACCAGCTCAAGGACCCCGAACGGGGGCTGGTCGATCAGGTGCTCGCCAGGCGCGCCGAGCTGTCGGAGCAGTTGAGCACGTTGATCTCGCACCATGTCGGCGGCTGCGGCATCCGCGTGCATGGCGATTTCCATCTCGGCCAGATCATAATCGTGAAGGATGACATCTTCATCATCGATTTCGACGGCGATGAGGAGCAGCCGCTCGCCGAACGCCGGCGCAAGGCGCCGCCCGCTCGCGACATTGCCGGCTTCCTGCGCTCGATCGATTGCTCGGTTCGTGTCGCGCTGGAACGCGTCCTGAGAGCCGGCCCGGATGATCACGGCAGGCTTGCAGCCGCGCTTTCGGACTGGCGCGATCACGCGACCACTGCCTTTCTGGCCGGTTATCGCGAGATCAAGGCCAATCAGCGCCTCTGGCCCGACGATCCGCACACCGCGGAGGCGCTCCTTAACTTTTTCATGCTGGAAAAAGCGATCGGAGCGCTTGAATATGACTTGGCTCACCGGCCGGATTGGCTACGCGTCGCGCTGGGCAACCTGCTTCGCGTCCTCTCCGTGCCAGCATCAGCCAGCGAGTGCTCATGA